A stretch of DNA from Bradyrhizobium algeriense:
TTTCCTGGCGGCGATTGCCAGCGCCTTGACGGTGCCAGCCCGCACCTGGCTCAATGTGCCGAGCACCGGATCGCATTCATAGTCGATCTGACCGCCGAGCATCGCATTCAACACCGGGGCTGTGCCGGTAAACGGAACCATTGTCGGCTTGATGCCGATGGCCGCGTTGAGGAGGAGACAGCCGATGTAGGATACTGAGCCAAGTCCGGCGTGCCCAACATTGAGCTGGCTCGCGTTGGATTTGGCATAGGCGACGAATTCGTTGAGATTATTGGCGGGGAAGTCTTTGCGGACGACAAGCAGCTCGGGATATTCGGCGGTCAGTCCAATCGGCTCGAAATCCTTCTGCGGATCGTAGCCCAGATTCGGATAGAACGCCGGCGCCAGCGCATTGGTGCCCAAGTGGCCGGACAGGATCGTGTATCCGTCGGCCGGCGCGCGAGCGGCGCGAAGTGCGCCAATGGTGCCACCGGCACCTCCGACATTCTCCACCACGAATTTCTGGCCGAGATGACGGTTGAAAATGTCGGCGGCGATCCTGCCTGTGATATCGGCCGGCCCGCCGGCTGCGAACGGAACGATAATCGTGACCGTTCTCGCGGGATAATCCTGGGCCTGTGCGCCATTCATTCCGGCCGCCATGAGAAGAACAGCCGCCGCCATAAAATGCCTTGCCATTTATCGCCTCCCTGAAATTTTTATTGCTGTGAGCATATGCCGGTCTCGCCGGCAGGCAAATTGAATTGACGTCGTTGCCGCCCGCACGAATGAGCCTGACAGGACCGATCTCGGCAGACAGCGCCCTGCGCGTGGAGTGACACGAACTGAGCCAGGACCCTCGACACACCGTTGAACTTCAGCTGAACTGGACATACTCGAGCAAGCAGGTAGGCAGCGGGCTGCTCCGCGTGGCCATATGAAAGACTTCGTGACCCTGGGCATCCTTGCCGTGCGCGACCGGTACGGAACTTGCCGCGAAGTCCGGCGACCAGGCGATGGTGAATCTATCCGGTCGCGCGGGGTAGGCTGCCGTTTGCCGCGATCTCCGCTGACATTTGCTCAATTGTTTTGCGCTGCTCCATGGCGGCTCGCCGGATTAGTGCAAAGGCGGCGGGTTCAGCGATGGAGTGCGAATGCATCACTTGAAGGACGGCAGCGAGCACGACCCGACGCGAGCGAAGGCGCTCTTCCAGCTTGACGACATGCTGCTTCAACTCGTTGGTGCGCTCGGTCCGCTCGAACGCCATGACCAGCGCCGCATAAATGCCCGCGGAGCGCAGCGGTTTGACGAGAAACGATGCCGGATCGAGCTCCAGCACAAGCTTCAGCCGGCTCGGAGTTTCCGTGCCCAGCAGGGCGATGACAGGGCATCGTCCAGGCAAAGCCCGCTGCGCGGGCGAGGTGAGCGGCAGGAATTCATCGTCGATCAGCGCCACGTCCGGATGGCATTCGAGGGCGCCGCCCGGCTCCCAACCCGGCTCCCATGTGAAGATGTCGATTCCCAGGCGTTCGAACTGCCGCCTGACGATCGACAAGTCACGCTCATCCTTGACGGCGACGAGAGCCCTGCGTCCGCGGAGGGAAAATGAGGACGGCTTGCTCATTTGACAATCCGCAAGTGGGGCGCACTCGGCGACGATCCATTCCTTGACGTATCGCGCGCAGGCTCAGCGGCGACGTCGAGTTGCGTCAAATAGGGATCCGGTTTGACGGGGGCATCGGCTTCCCAGAAGAGGTCGAACTGTCCTTGCGCGTTGGAGACGGCCAGGCGTGGCGTAAGAACGCAATGGTTGTTGTCGCCATCGATCCAGACCGGCCCTTGCGGTGAATTATAGCGATAGCCAGCCGCCGCACGCCGCACTTCACCAATACTGGAGGTGCCTGCCCGACGGAGCGCACGCGCCAGCAGATAGACCGCGACATAGGCGGATTGCCCGTCGACGGAGGGGCTGCTCGCTTCACCGTAACGCGCCTTCCAGCGTTGGACGAAAGCGCGGTTCTCGGGCAGCTGGATGCTCTCGAAATAGGCCGACGAGGTGATGCATCCGGCAGATACCGGTCCAACGATCTTGAGTTCCGGTTCGCATAGGCTGCAGCTCAGCATTGGAATGTCGAGACCGGCCGCCGTGGTGGCGGCCTGAAAAGCGCGGATGAAATCGTAGCTCGAACTGCCGACGAGTGTATTGAAGACGACCGGAGGCTTGCGGCGGATGATTTCATCGACGATGTGCTCGACCGCGCATTCGCCCAGTTCGAGCAGCCGTTCAGCAAGAATGCTTCCCTGTGCCGCCGTCACCAGTTCGCGCGTGACGCGGTTGGTTTCCCATGTCCAGACATAGTTGGATCCGACGCAGAAAACGTGCCGCGATATGTTGTCGAGCATGTAGCGCACAAGCGGCAGGACGTTATGGTTGGGTGACGCGCCGACATAGATGACGTTGTCGGAGCATTCGAAACCCTCGTAACGGGCAGGGTACCAGAGCAGGCGATCGGTACGCTCGACGATTGGCAGCACCTGCTTGCGCGATGCGGACGTATAGCAGCCGATAATATGCTCGACGCCCGTATTGCGAATAAGGTCGTCACAGACCGTGTGGTATTCTGAAATGACTCCGTGCGGATCGCGGACATGCGCCGTGAGCGAGAAATCGAAATCGGGGTGACTGTTGATCTCGTCGACCGCCATCAAGGCGCTCTTGAGTATCTCTCGCCCCATGGCCTGATAG
This window harbors:
- a CDS encoding tripartite tricarboxylate transporter substrate-binding protein → MARHFMAAAVLLMAAGMNGAQAQDYPARTVTIIVPFAAGGPADITGRIAADIFNRHLGQKFVVENVGGAGGTIGALRAARAPADGYTILSGHLGTNALAPAFYPNLGYDPQKDFEPIGLTAEYPELLVVRKDFPANNLNEFVAYAKSNASQLNVGHAGLGSVSYIGCLLLNAAIGIKPTMVPFTGTAPVLNAMLGGQIDYECDPVLGTLSQVRAGTVKALAIAARKRSPMLPDVPTSYEQGLPEFDCAPFYAVFVPSGTPQSVIDRLAEALNKGLSEDSVQKRLADLGADIVEPDRRGPKALANLIKSESARLMPILREAAEK
- a CDS encoding transporter substrate-binding domain-containing protein; translation: MTKPSIPVGIICSQSGPYQAMGREILKSALMAVDEINSHPDFDFSLTAHVRDPHGVISEYHTVCDDLIRNTGVEHIIGCYTSASRKQVLPIVERTDRLLWYPARYEGFECSDNVIYVGASPNHNVLPLVRYMLDNISRHVFCVGSNYVWTWETNRVTRELVTAAQGSILAERLLELGECAVEHIVDEIIRRKPPVVFNTLVGSSSYDFIRAFQAATTAAGLDIPMLSCSLCEPELKIVGPVSAGCITSSAYFESIQLPENRAFVQRWKARYGEASSPSVDGQSAYVAVYLLARALRRAGTSSIGEVRRAAAGYRYNSPQGPVWIDGDNNHCVLTPRLAVSNAQGQFDLFWEADAPVKPDPYLTQLDVAAEPARDTSRNGSSPSAPHLRIVK
- a CDS encoding ANTAR domain-containing response regulator codes for the protein MSKPSSFSLRGRRALVAVKDERDLSIVRRQFERLGIDIFTWEPGWEPGGALECHPDVALIDDEFLPLTSPAQRALPGRCPVIALLGTETPSRLKLVLELDPASFLVKPLRSAGIYAALVMAFERTERTNELKQHVVKLEERLRSRRVVLAAVLQVMHSHSIAEPAAFALIRRAAMEQRKTIEQMSAEIAANGSLPRATG